Proteins from one bacterium genomic window:
- a CDS encoding nuclear transport factor 2 family protein, giving the protein MATDRPATDTVLAYFDRIRSRDPGVADLFHASGALIGLGRVTSGREAIRAFYAESIANASPTPELVGELLASGPRVAAEIRIALADGTSMHVVDLFEVEAGLIRSLTYFVADH; this is encoded by the coding sequence ATGGCGACGGACCGACCTGCGACCGACACGGTACTCGCGTACTTCGATCGGATCCGGAGCCGCGACCCGGGCGTCGCGGATCTCTTTCACGCGTCGGGGGCGCTGATCGGACTGGGGCGCGTGACGTCCGGAAGAGAGGCCATCCGCGCGTTCTACGCGGAGTCGATCGCCAACGCGAGCCCGACGCCCGAGCTCGTCGGCGAGCTCCTCGCTTCCGGACCACGGGTCGCTGCGGAGATCCGGATCGCGCTCGCCGACGGTACGTCGATGCACGTCGTCGATCTCTTCGAGGTGGAGGCGGGGCTGATCCGTTCGCTCACCTACTTCGTGGCGGACCACTGA
- a CDS encoding SDR family NAD(P)-dependent oxidoreductase yields the protein MAKPPLDTDMTGRVCLVTGATDGHGRALAKLLAARGAEVVVHARSEDKARRVCAEIARETGAKEPEILLADLSRASDVDAAVERYRASGRPLHVLVNNAGLVGLGRETNEAGYEMTFAVNYLAMFRLTLGLLPLLETCGPARIVNISSDTYRVAKLELDDLMLERDYGIMKAYGQSKLAILYFTLELARRIEGRGVSVNAVDPGPVASNIGANNEGLAYRLVGPLIRGLFPSAERAARTALWVATDPGLTERSGGYYRSLKHRVDPLDFDAETSDRLWAESLRLNEMSDPLRD from the coding sequence ATGGCGAAGCCGCCGCTCGATACGGACATGACGGGACGCGTCTGCCTCGTGACCGGCGCGACGGATGGGCACGGACGCGCTCTCGCGAAGCTGCTCGCGGCGCGAGGAGCCGAAGTCGTCGTCCACGCGCGAAGCGAAGACAAGGCCCGCCGGGTCTGTGCCGAGATCGCGCGCGAGACCGGGGCGAAGGAGCCGGAGATCCTGCTCGCGGACCTGTCGCGGGCGAGTGACGTCGATGCCGCCGTCGAGCGGTATCGCGCGAGCGGCCGTCCGCTCCACGTGCTCGTCAACAACGCGGGGCTCGTCGGTCTCGGTCGCGAGACGAACGAGGCCGGCTACGAGATGACCTTCGCGGTCAACTATCTCGCGATGTTCCGCCTGACCCTCGGGCTGCTGCCTCTCCTCGAGACCTGCGGACCCGCCCGGATCGTGAACATCTCGTCGGACACCTACCGGGTGGCGAAGCTCGAGCTCGACGACCTCATGCTCGAACGCGACTACGGGATCATGAAGGCCTACGGCCAGTCGAAGCTCGCGATCCTCTACTTCACGCTCGAGCTCGCGCGGCGCATCGAGGGGCGCGGCGTGTCCGTCAATGCGGTCGATCCCGGGCCGGTCGCTTCGAACATCGGTGCGAACAACGAAGGGCTCGCCTATCGCCTGGTCGGGCCGCTGATCCGTGGCCTCTTCCCGAGCGCCGAGCGCGCGGCGCGGACGGCGCTCTGGGTCGCGACGGATCCCGGCCTCACCGAGCGGAGCGGTGGCTACTACCGGTCGCTCAAGCACCGGGTCGATCCGCTCGACTTCGATGCGGAGACGAGCGATCGGCTGTGGGCGGAGAGCCTGCGGCTGAACGAGATGTCCGACCCGCTCCGCGACTGA
- a CDS encoding DUF1214 domain-containing protein produces MSEEETSLDRVMSGKTWEEFCDTLKAAGNVILAEGSPTDPLDRSEGFRYLSRITRASLEQFIEHADPKAPVLHRPVHETAKIGADNPDNYYQSAAISGQYDYRIRGQRGTIHYIDFGTQSDGVAGSGESTQAGHLDVADIEMDADGNFEILLSCEEKPGNWLPMQPDTSMLIVRQTFLDRDVEVPAKLVIERIGGDGKPTPLTPEALDGGLKQASGLVLACSSLFSNWAQGFRANHNNQLPKFDDSVSMGAGGDPNICYYHSYWELAPDEALVIEAQVPECESWNFQLDNHWMESLDYRYFKIHVNKHTAQYQEDGSVRIVVAHEDPGVPNWINTVGHARGTMCFRWIRAKEHPQPATRVVKFSEIPGRA; encoded by the coding sequence ATGAGTGAAGAAGAGACGAGTCTCGATCGCGTGATGTCCGGGAAGACCTGGGAGGAGTTCTGCGACACCTTGAAGGCGGCCGGGAACGTGATCCTCGCCGAGGGCTCTCCGACGGATCCGCTCGATCGCTCCGAAGGCTTCCGGTACCTCTCGCGGATCACCCGTGCGTCCCTCGAACAGTTCATCGAGCACGCCGATCCGAAGGCTCCGGTCCTCCACCGCCCGGTCCACGAGACCGCGAAGATCGGCGCCGACAATCCCGACAACTACTACCAATCCGCCGCGATCTCGGGGCAGTACGACTACCGGATCCGGGGCCAGCGCGGAACGATCCATTACATCGACTTCGGGACCCAGTCCGATGGCGTCGCGGGAAGCGGCGAGTCGACCCAGGCGGGACACCTCGATGTCGCCGACATCGAGATGGACGCGGACGGGAACTTCGAGATCCTGCTCTCCTGCGAAGAGAAGCCCGGCAACTGGCTGCCGATGCAGCCGGACACGTCGATGCTCATCGTCCGCCAGACCTTCCTCGACCGCGACGTGGAGGTCCCGGCGAAGCTCGTGATCGAACGGATCGGGGGCGACGGCAAGCCCACGCCGCTCACGCCGGAGGCCCTCGACGGCGGACTCAAGCAGGCGTCGGGTCTCGTGCTCGCGTGCTCGTCCCTCTTCTCGAACTGGGCGCAGGGGTTCCGCGCGAACCACAACAACCAGCTGCCCAAGTTCGACGACTCGGTCTCGATGGGCGCCGGGGGCGATCCGAACATCTGTTACTACCACTCGTACTGGGAGCTCGCGCCCGACGAGGCCCTCGTGATCGAGGCCCAGGTTCCCGAGTGCGAGTCCTGGAACTTCCAGCTCGACAACCACTGGATGGAGAGCCTCGACTACCGGTACTTCAAGATCCACGTGAACAAGCACACGGCGCAGTACCAGGAGGATGGCTCCGTTCGGATCGTCGTGGCGCACGAGGATCCCGGCGTCCCGAACTGGATCAACACGGTCGGGCACGCGCGGGGCACGATGTGCTTCCGCTGGATCCGGGCGAAGGAGCACCCGCAGCCGGCGACCCGCGTGGTCAAGTTCTCCGAGATCCCGGGGCGCGCGTGA
- the argC gene encoding N-acetyl-gamma-glutamyl-phosphate reductase — protein MSTPRIFIDGHVGTTGLRIRDWLAGRDDCEIWTLPESERKSEEARKKAIAEADVSVLCLPDDAAIEAAGWAKESGGRIVDASSAHRVAEDWVFGLPELTPDHRDAIANAQLVSNPGCYPSIFIPLVRPLVDEGLLAKSAGLSVHGLSGYSGGGKTLIERWESPDEGRVGLPYEAPYALDKIHKHVPEMQTYTLLEHPPQFVPAVGPFKCGMRVEVPIHRSLLPAGTTGAQVWQVLAERYAGEPFVQVAEFRGLEPVDDFALDPQVLNDTNGLRLHVLPNAAGHVLLVGILDNLGKGASGVAIQSLNLMLGLGETTGLPTPP, from the coding sequence ATGTCTACCCCCAGGATCTTCATCGATGGCCACGTCGGCACGACCGGCCTCCGGATCCGCGACTGGCTCGCGGGACGGGACGACTGCGAGATCTGGACGCTGCCCGAGTCGGAACGGAAATCCGAGGAGGCCCGGAAGAAGGCGATCGCCGAGGCGGACGTCTCGGTCCTCTGTCTGCCGGACGACGCGGCGATCGAAGCCGCCGGCTGGGCCAAGGAGAGCGGCGGACGGATCGTCGACGCGAGCTCGGCCCACCGGGTCGCCGAGGACTGGGTCTTCGGCCTGCCCGAGCTGACCCCGGACCACCGGGACGCGATCGCGAACGCCCAGCTCGTCAGCAATCCCGGCTGCTACCCCTCGATCTTCATCCCGCTGGTCCGGCCGCTGGTCGACGAGGGCCTGCTCGCGAAGAGCGCCGGCCTCTCGGTCCACGGCCTGTCCGGCTACTCGGGCGGCGGAAAGACGCTGATCGAGCGCTGGGAGTCCCCGGACGAAGGCCGCGTCGGCCTGCCCTACGAGGCCCCCTACGCCCTCGACAAGATCCACAAGCACGTGCCCGAGATGCAGACCTACACGCTGCTCGAGCACCCGCCGCAATTCGTTCCGGCGGTCGGCCCCTTCAAGTGCGGCATGCGCGTCGAGGTCCCGATCCATCGGAGCCTGCTCCCCGCCGGCACGACCGGAGCGCAGGTCTGGCAGGTCCTGGCGGAGCGCTACGCGGGCGAGCCCTTCGTCCAGGTCGCCGAGTTCCGGGGTCTCGAGCCCGTCGACGACTTCGCCCTCGACCCCCAGGTCCTGAACGACACCAACGGGCTGCGCCTCCACGTCCTCCCGAACGCCGCCGGCCACGTGCTGCTCGTCGGGATCCTCGACAACCTCGGCAAGGGCGCGTCGGGCGTGGCGATCCAGTCACTGAACCTGATGCTCGGGCTCGGTGAGACCACGGGCCTCCCGACCCCGCCCTGA
- a CDS encoding sulfotransferase gives MSEGCQVPPFPLPMRAALGAWKAVARLGVGVPRFDEARMIAEARRNTGLHDFGDDDFVEPMRRLFYSFEEEAGLHLLGRAVMRGAAVRALECRLRLNQLRDLHPELVTLPVDRPVFITGMQRTGTTKLHRLLSCADELRHLPAVEALRPAPMGRPIANEPGDFERRARQAKIAEWGMKYLSPDLFAIHPIEADSPEEDVFLFDVTFISPAVDASLSVPSYTRWIREIDQRPPYAYVRRLIQLLLWQRPGRYLGKTPHYQENLDVLFDVFPDGKVIHTHRDPRKVVPSFASMMAHAGALLTNDVDGAEVGRRVADQMANSVERAIVARQAVGEGRVLDVHYLDLIGDTMGTMRKIYDFLELDWSEGAVSRMQQWVGANPQHKYGRHRYTLADFGLDGDELDERFKAYRERFGVEREEQGRA, from the coding sequence GTGAGCGAGGGCTGCCAGGTCCCGCCCTTCCCGCTGCCGATGCGCGCGGCGCTGGGAGCGTGGAAGGCGGTCGCGCGGCTCGGCGTCGGCGTGCCGCGCTTCGACGAGGCCCGGATGATCGCCGAGGCGAGGCGGAACACGGGCCTCCACGACTTCGGCGACGACGACTTCGTCGAGCCGATGCGGCGGCTCTTCTACTCGTTCGAGGAGGAGGCGGGGCTCCACCTGCTGGGACGCGCCGTGATGCGCGGCGCCGCGGTCCGTGCGCTCGAGTGCCGGCTTCGGTTGAACCAGCTCCGCGATCTCCATCCGGAGCTCGTGACGCTCCCCGTCGATCGCCCCGTCTTCATCACCGGGATGCAGCGCACGGGCACGACCAAGCTCCACCGTCTCCTCTCCTGCGCCGACGAGCTCCGCCATCTTCCGGCGGTCGAGGCCCTCCGGCCCGCGCCCATGGGCCGGCCGATCGCGAACGAGCCCGGCGACTTCGAACGTCGCGCGCGACAGGCGAAGATCGCCGAGTGGGGGATGAAGTATCTGTCCCCGGATCTCTTCGCGATCCACCCCATCGAGGCGGACTCGCCCGAGGAGGACGTCTTCCTCTTCGACGTGACCTTCATCAGCCCGGCGGTCGACGCCTCGCTCTCGGTTCCGTCCTATACGCGTTGGATCCGCGAGATCGATCAGCGTCCGCCCTACGCCTACGTGCGCCGCCTGATCCAGCTGCTCCTCTGGCAGCGCCCCGGCCGGTACCTGGGCAAGACGCCCCACTACCAGGAGAACCTCGACGTCCTCTTCGACGTGTTCCCCGACGGCAAGGTCATCCATACCCATCGCGATCCGCGCAAGGTCGTCCCGTCCTTCGCGAGCATGATGGCCCACGCGGGTGCCCTCCTGACGAACGACGTCGACGGCGCCGAGGTCGGCCGACGGGTCGCCGATCAGATGGCCAACAGCGTGGAGCGCGCGATCGTCGCGCGACAGGCGGTCGGCGAGGGGCGGGTCCTCGACGTCCACTACCTCGATCTGATCGGGGACACGATGGGCACGATGCGGAAGATCTACGACTTCCTGGAGCTCGACTGGTCCGAGGGGGCCGTCTCGCGCATGCAGCAGTGGGTCGGCGCCAACCCGCAGCACAAATACGGTCGACATCGCTACACCCTCGCCGACTTCGGCCTGGACGGCGACGAGCTCGACGAACGATTCAAGGCCTACCGCGAACGCTTCGGCGTCGAGCGGGAAGAGCAGGGGAGGGCGTGA
- a CDS encoding RNA polymerase sigma factor — protein sequence MQPQRPSKTRNQTSESDRARDRELVDRVLAGDQMAFSEIYDNYFPRVYAFTLKRVGDPAEAEDLTQETFVQLYRSLPSFEGRSSLLTWTFGIAHNVCSRFFRHCSRWMVGPKDARELDDKPVESTIERKVDAARVLDRCDEILSENRRPAHQEIFHLRYGESHSIKAIAEKVGKSNEAVKVSLRRSRAVLADNVPELDVVLGNVAQSA from the coding sequence ATGCAGCCCCAGCGACCCTCCAAGACCCGGAACCAGACCTCCGAGAGCGACCGCGCCCGTGACCGCGAGCTCGTCGACCGCGTGCTCGCCGGCGATCAGATGGCCTTCTCGGAGATCTACGACAACTATTTCCCGCGGGTATACGCCTTCACGCTCAAGCGCGTCGGCGATCCGGCGGAAGCCGAGGACCTGACCCAGGAGACCTTCGTCCAGCTCTACCGCTCGCTCCCCTCCTTCGAGGGCCGCTCGAGCCTCCTGACCTGGACCTTCGGCATCGCCCACAACGTCTGCTCGCGCTTCTTCCGCCACTGCTCCCGCTGGATGGTCGGCCCGAAGGATGCCCGGGAGCTCGACGACAAGCCGGTCGAGTCGACCATCGAACGCAAGGTCGACGCGGCGCGCGTCCTCGACCGCTGCGACGAGATCCTCTCGGAGAACCGACGCCCCGCGCACCAGGAGATCTTCCACCTGCGCTACGGCGAGAGCCACTCGATCAAGGCCATCGCCGAGAAGGTCGGCAAGAGCAACGAGGCCGTGAAGGTGAGCCTGCGCCGCAGCCGCGCGGTCCTCGCCGACAACGTCCCCGAGCTCGACGTCGTCCTCGGCAACGTCGCGCAGTCGGCCTGA